The following are encoded in a window of Bordetella genomosp. 10 genomic DNA:
- a CDS encoding LysR family transcriptional regulator — MEKFPDIRDLQIFCTVVRLASFARTAAELDTSTSYISKRIGILERDLGTTLLHRTARQITPTEDGEAIHRWALYMLDAAAQMHSAVSSVRTEPRGDLRISASFRVGRNLLAPALSELSLRYPRLDISLIVMDRPADLIAEAIDLDIRIGDVPESQLIAHRLGVSRRILCASRDYLARRGMPATPEDLRRHACLVFRERDQPFGTWRLRRGDAVHTTKVSGPLSSNNNDIIWKWALDGHGIMRASAWDCAASLAAGALVRVLPEYDWPADIWAVTTGRLSNSAKVRVCVEFLQGWFARGLAQGADQDRAAAPKRE; from the coding sequence ATGGAAAAATTTCCCGACATCCGCGACCTGCAGATTTTCTGCACCGTCGTCCGCCTGGCCAGCTTCGCCCGGACGGCGGCCGAACTCGATACGTCCACCTCGTACATCAGCAAGCGCATCGGCATCCTCGAACGCGATCTCGGCACTACCCTGCTGCATCGCACGGCGCGCCAGATCACGCCGACCGAGGACGGCGAGGCGATCCATCGCTGGGCGCTCTACATGCTGGACGCCGCGGCGCAGATGCACAGCGCCGTCTCCAGCGTGCGCACGGAACCGCGCGGCGACCTCCGCATCAGCGCCAGCTTCCGGGTGGGCCGCAATCTGCTCGCGCCCGCGCTGTCCGAATTGTCGCTGCGCTACCCGCGCCTAGATATTTCCCTGATCGTCATGGACCGGCCGGCCGACCTGATCGCCGAGGCGATCGACCTGGACATCCGCATTGGCGACGTGCCCGAGTCCCAACTGATCGCGCACCGCCTGGGCGTGAGCCGCCGCATCCTGTGCGCGTCGAGGGACTATCTGGCCCGGCGCGGCATGCCGGCCACGCCCGAGGACCTGCGCCGCCATGCCTGCCTGGTGTTCCGCGAGCGCGACCAGCCGTTCGGCACCTGGCGCCTGCGCCGCGGCGACGCGGTCCACACGACCAAGGTCAGCGGACCGCTGTCCTCGAACAACAACGACATCATCTGGAAGTGGGCTCTGGACGGCCACGGCATCATGCGCGCCTCCGCCTGGGATTGCGCGGCCAGCCTGGCGGCCGGCGCGCTGGTCCGGGTGTTGCCGGAATACGACTGGCCCGCCGACATCTGGGCCGTCACGACCGGCCGGCTGTCGAATTCGGCCAAGGTCCGGGTCTGCGTCGAATTCCTGCAGGGCTGGTTCGCCAGGGGGCTGGCCCAAGGCGCGGATCAGGACCGCGCCGCCGCGCCCAAGCGGGAATAG
- a CDS encoding MFS transporter, with translation MNALAHDHRSIARRRWFIILPATFLMYTISFFDRANIGMALPHITKELGLTSIEAGWVGAAFAWGYVVTQVGGGLIALLVNPRRLIGIALLLFGGAALATGFARTFHELVALRILLGLAEGPIYAAVSLFLSQWFMKPERGRAFGIWNLAIPAGGFLAGPISGAILSHYDWRMMMILEGVPAWIFCVVWFIAIPKSVDSAAWLAVEDRNVLKAELDAEQAAYQKPEADPWWRVLGEPAVWFLTAGFALNGVLMYGTTLWLPTIMRSYGSLSEIWIGVFSGLPFVASMLGIFYISRRSDLHGQERRWHAAVPTMLTGVMMAMAALVPAQLYYLQILLFVAVGFTLKMINPLIFSWLTEILPTRKAIPAVAIVSGVGNLIGQSVGPLVVGYVKSVSNTYLPSLLVLALSAVLGGVAIALAGAGGRGEKRYSRLGAAARS, from the coding sequence CGCGCAGGCGGTGGTTCATCATTCTTCCGGCGACATTTCTCATGTACACGATCTCGTTCTTCGATCGTGCCAACATCGGGATGGCGCTGCCGCACATCACCAAGGAACTCGGCCTGACCTCGATCGAGGCCGGCTGGGTAGGGGCTGCCTTTGCCTGGGGCTATGTGGTGACCCAGGTCGGCGGCGGCCTGATCGCCTTGCTCGTCAACCCGCGCCGGCTCATCGGCATCGCCCTGCTGCTGTTCGGCGGCGCCGCGCTGGCGACCGGCTTTGCCCGGACCTTTCATGAACTGGTGGCCTTGCGCATCCTGCTGGGGTTGGCCGAGGGGCCGATCTACGCGGCCGTGTCGCTATTTCTGTCGCAGTGGTTCATGAAACCCGAGCGCGGCCGGGCATTCGGCATCTGGAACCTGGCCATTCCGGCCGGCGGCTTCCTGGCCGGCCCGATCTCAGGCGCCATCCTGTCGCACTACGACTGGCGCATGATGATGATTCTCGAAGGCGTGCCGGCCTGGATTTTCTGCGTCGTCTGGTTCATCGCCATTCCAAAAAGCGTGGACTCGGCCGCCTGGCTGGCGGTCGAGGACCGCAATGTCCTGAAGGCCGAACTGGACGCGGAACAGGCGGCCTACCAGAAGCCGGAGGCCGACCCATGGTGGCGCGTGCTGGGTGAGCCGGCGGTCTGGTTCCTGACGGCGGGTTTCGCGCTGAACGGTGTGCTGATGTACGGGACCACGCTGTGGCTGCCGACCATCATGCGTTCCTACGGCAGCCTGAGCGAAATCTGGATCGGCGTGTTCTCCGGACTGCCGTTTGTGGCCTCGATGCTGGGCATCTTCTACATCAGCCGCCGCTCGGACCTGCACGGGCAGGAGCGGCGCTGGCATGCGGCCGTCCCCACCATGCTCACTGGCGTGATGATGGCCATGGCGGCCCTGGTGCCGGCGCAGCTCTATTACCTGCAGATCCTTCTCTTCGTGGCCGTCGGTTTCACCTTGAAGATGATCAACCCGCTGATCTTCTCCTGGTTGACGGAGATCCTGCCGACGCGCAAGGCCATCCCGGCCGTCGCCATCGTCAGCGGCGTGGGCAACCTTATCGGCCAGTCCGTGGGGCCGCTGGTGGTGGGCTACGTGAAGTCGGTGTCGAACACCTATCTGCCGTCGCTGCTGGTCCTGGCGCTGTCGGCGGTGCTCGGCGGCGTGGCGATCGCGCTGGCGGGCGCCGGAGGGCGGGGCGAGAAGCGCTATTCCCGCTTGGGCGCGGCGGCGCGGTCCTGA